The following coding sequences are from one Microbacterium sp. SORGH_AS_0969 window:
- the pdxS gene encoding pyridoxal 5'-phosphate synthase lyase subunit PdxS, translated as MTDTGTSRVKRGLAEMLKGGVIMDVVTAEQARIAEDAGAVAVMALERVPADIRAQGGVARMSDPDLIDDIIASVSIPVMAKARIGHFVEAQILQELGVDYIDESEVLSPADYVNHIDKWNFTVPFVCGATGLGEALRRITEGAAMIRSKGEAGTGDVSEATKHIRTITGEINALRAKTKDELYVAAKELRAPYELVAEIAETGKLPVVLFTAGGVATPADAAMMMQLGADGVFVGSGIFKSGNPAERAAAIVKATTFHDDPKIVAEASRGLGEAMVGINVADLPAPHRLAERGW; from the coding sequence ATGACCGACACCGGAACCTCACGCGTCAAGCGCGGCCTCGCCGAGATGCTCAAGGGCGGCGTCATCATGGACGTCGTCACCGCCGAGCAGGCCCGCATCGCCGAAGACGCCGGCGCCGTCGCGGTCATGGCGCTCGAGCGCGTGCCCGCCGACATCCGCGCGCAGGGCGGTGTGGCACGCATGAGCGACCCCGACCTGATCGACGACATCATCGCGTCGGTGTCGATCCCGGTCATGGCGAAGGCCCGCATCGGCCACTTCGTCGAGGCGCAGATCCTGCAGGAACTCGGTGTCGACTACATCGACGAGTCCGAGGTGCTCTCGCCCGCCGACTACGTGAACCACATCGACAAGTGGAACTTCACCGTGCCGTTCGTCTGCGGAGCGACGGGCCTCGGCGAGGCGCTGCGCCGCATCACCGAGGGCGCCGCCATGATCCGGTCGAAGGGCGAGGCCGGCACCGGCGACGTCTCCGAGGCGACCAAGCACATCCGCACGATCACGGGCGAGATCAACGCGCTCCGCGCCAAGACGAAGGACGAGCTGTACGTCGCAGCCAAGGAGCTGCGGGCCCCGTACGAGCTCGTCGCCGAGATCGCCGAGACCGGGAAGCTGCCCGTCGTCCTGTTCACCGCCGGGGGAGTGGCCACCCCCGCCGACGCGGCCATGATGATGCAGCTCGGCGCCGACGGCGTGTTCGTGGGCTCGGGCATCTTCAAGTCGGGCAATCCCGCCGAGCGCGCCGCCGCGATCGTCAAGGCGACCACCTTCCACGACGACCCCAAGATCGTGGCCGAGGCCTCGCGCGGACTCGGCGAGGCGATGGTCGGCATCAACGTCGCCGACCTCCCCGCTCCGCACCGCCTGGCCGAGCGTGGCTGGTAA
- the ruvC gene encoding crossover junction endodeoxyribonuclease RuvC, with protein sequence MSRSLRVLGIDPGLTRCGIGVVDVSPNRTASLVHVGVVRSSTTDPIEKRLATIAAGIREILSAHDPHVVAVERVFAQNNRHSVMGTAQASGIALLLAAEHGIPAATHTPSEVKAAITGYGSADKLQVQTMVARVLRLDALPQPADAADALAIALCHAWRGGPVAATGETTLTPAQRAWRDAEKRRSPQPRVARTHVRSDA encoded by the coding sequence GTGTCTCGTTCCCTCCGCGTCCTCGGTATCGATCCCGGCCTGACCCGCTGCGGGATCGGCGTCGTGGACGTGTCGCCGAACCGGACGGCCTCACTCGTGCACGTCGGGGTCGTGAGGTCGTCGACGACGGATCCGATCGAAAAGCGTCTCGCGACGATCGCCGCCGGCATCCGCGAGATCCTCTCCGCGCACGACCCGCACGTGGTCGCCGTCGAGCGCGTCTTCGCGCAGAACAACCGCCACTCGGTGATGGGCACCGCCCAGGCCAGCGGTATCGCCCTCCTGCTCGCAGCGGAGCACGGCATCCCGGCCGCCACCCACACGCCGAGCGAGGTGAAGGCGGCGATCACCGGCTACGGCTCGGCCGACAAGCTGCAGGTGCAGACGATGGTCGCGCGCGTCCTCCGGCTCGACGCGCTGCCGCAACCCGCGGACGCGGCGGACGCCCTCGCAATCGCTCTCTGCCATGCGTGGCGCGGGGGACCGGTCGCCGCGACGGGGGAGACGACGCTCACGCCGGCCCAGCGAGCATGGCGGGATGCCGAGAAGCGGCGTTCTCCACAGCCTCGTGTCGCTCGAACACATGTACGAAGCGATGCGTAA
- a CDS encoding YebC/PmpR family DNA-binding transcriptional regulator, with product MSGHSKWATTKHKKAVVDARRAKSWAKLIKNIEVAAKLGGADLQGNPTLFDAVLKAKKTSVPKDNIDRAIKRGAGIGGEAVEYTSIMYEGYGPNGVAFLIECLTDNKNRAAAEVRTALSRNGGTLADPGSVAYNFSRKGVIVVPSEGTTEDDVMLATLEAGAEEIEPHGDGFGIITEASDLVTVRSALQEAGIEYDSADVEFVPSLKIEVDADTARKVFRLIDALEDSDDVQNVYTNFDLTPEVQAELENDE from the coding sequence ATGTCCGGACACTCCAAATGGGCCACGACCAAGCACAAGAAGGCGGTCGTCGATGCCCGCCGCGCCAAGTCGTGGGCCAAGCTCATCAAGAACATCGAGGTCGCGGCCAAGCTCGGCGGCGCCGACCTGCAGGGCAACCCGACCCTCTTCGACGCCGTCCTGAAGGCCAAGAAGACCTCGGTCCCCAAAGACAACATCGACCGCGCGATCAAGCGCGGTGCGGGAATCGGCGGCGAGGCCGTCGAGTACACCTCGATCATGTACGAGGGCTACGGCCCCAACGGCGTCGCGTTCCTCATCGAGTGTCTGACCGACAACAAGAACCGCGCGGCAGCCGAGGTGCGCACGGCGCTCAGCCGCAACGGCGGCACGCTGGCCGACCCGGGCAGCGTCGCGTACAACTTCAGCCGCAAGGGCGTCATCGTCGTGCCGAGCGAGGGCACGACCGAAGACGACGTCATGCTCGCGACCCTCGAGGCCGGTGCCGAGGAGATCGAGCCGCACGGTGACGGCTTCGGCATCATCACCGAGGCGAGCGACCTCGTGACGGTGCGTTCCGCTCTGCAGGAAGCCGGCATCGAGTACGACTCGGCCGACGTCGAGTTCGTCCCGTCGCTGAAGATCGAGGTCGACGCCGACACCGCCCGCAAGGTGTTCCGCCTGATCGACGCGCTCGAAGACAGCGACGACGTGCAGAACGTCTACACGAACTTCGACCTCACCCCCGAGGTGCAGGCCGAACTCGAGAACGACGAGTAA
- the ruvA gene encoding Holliday junction branch migration protein RuvA, giving the protein MISSLHGTAAHVADDSLVIVVGGVGFSVSVTSQFARTVHVGDDVHVHTNLIVREDALSLYGFESREELTVFTQLISVTGVGPKSALGVLSSLTVPQIAQAVADDDDAPFRRVSGIGPKTAKLIVVQLAGKLAVVPAAAPAAVAAHGQVPLQVTQALVGLGWTERTAAEAVASVAEGASESDRSSVQALLRLTLALLGPARKETVGG; this is encoded by the coding sequence ATGATCTCTTCGCTCCACGGCACGGCGGCCCACGTCGCCGACGACTCCCTCGTCATCGTGGTCGGCGGCGTGGGCTTCTCGGTGTCCGTCACCTCGCAGTTCGCGCGCACCGTGCATGTCGGAGACGACGTCCATGTGCACACGAACCTGATCGTGCGCGAAGACGCCCTCTCGCTGTACGGCTTCGAGAGCCGCGAAGAGCTTACGGTCTTCACGCAGCTGATCAGCGTCACCGGCGTCGGCCCGAAGTCCGCCCTCGGCGTGCTGTCGTCGCTGACGGTTCCGCAAATCGCTCAGGCGGTCGCCGACGACGACGATGCGCCCTTCCGACGCGTCTCGGGCATCGGGCCGAAGACCGCGAAGCTGATCGTGGTCCAGCTCGCCGGCAAGCTCGCCGTCGTCCCCGCGGCCGCCCCCGCAGCCGTCGCCGCGCACGGGCAGGTGCCCCTGCAGGTCACTCAGGCCCTCGTGGGTCTCGGCTGGACCGAGCGCACGGCCGCCGAGGCCGTGGCATCCGTCGCCGAGGGCGCCTCCGAGAGCGACCGCTCGTCGGTGCAGGCGCTCCTGCGCCTCACGCTCGCGCTCCTCGGACCCGCGCGCAAGGAGACCGTGGGTGGCTGA
- the pdxT gene encoding pyridoxal 5'-phosphate synthase glutaminase subunit PdxT, translating to MAGNSPRVGVLALQGDVREHLAVLTTLGADARPVRRPEELAAVEGLVLPGGESSVIDKLARAFGLFDPIRAAIEDGMPMYGTCAGLILLADRIDGAITGQQTFGGLDVRVQRNAFGSQTQSFETDLAVPALGDPPVHAVFIRAPAVVEWGPDAEPLASLPDGRVVAVEQGRLLGTAFHPESTGETRFHERFLKHVRGRRGAAAPAF from the coding sequence GTGGCTGGTAACAGCCCCCGCGTCGGCGTCCTCGCCCTGCAGGGCGATGTGCGCGAGCACCTCGCCGTGCTGACGACCCTCGGTGCCGACGCGCGACCCGTGCGTCGACCCGAGGAGCTCGCCGCCGTGGAGGGCCTCGTCCTCCCCGGCGGCGAGTCGAGCGTGATCGACAAGCTCGCGCGCGCCTTCGGCCTCTTCGACCCGATCCGCGCGGCGATCGAGGACGGGATGCCGATGTACGGCACGTGCGCCGGACTCATCCTGCTCGCCGACCGCATCGACGGTGCGATCACGGGCCAGCAGACGTTCGGCGGCCTGGACGTCCGGGTACAGCGCAACGCCTTCGGCTCCCAGACGCAGTCGTTCGAGACCGACCTCGCGGTGCCCGCCCTGGGCGACCCGCCGGTTCATGCCGTGTTCATCCGGGCCCCCGCGGTCGTCGAGTGGGGTCCGGATGCCGAGCCCCTGGCATCCCTTCCCGATGGACGGGTCGTGGCGGTCGAGCAGGGGCGACTGCTGGGCACGGCGTTCCATCCCGAATCCACCGGCGAGACGCGCTTCCACGAGCGCTTCCTCAAGCACGTCCGCGGGCGACGCGGCGCGGCCGCACCCGCGTTCTAG